The genomic region GGGCCCGTGAACACAGTCTCAATAGACCCCCATGATGGTGGCCCTGTCTGTTACTaccttatattatataataatattgctGCAAAATTATTACAGTTTTGCTTATATTATCATCACTGTGGTTGTCTATATACTATCTATCTGTAATGTACATGTGAGTATTATGGTAACCGTGAGGTAACAAAAGCCATCATGTTCCAGAATATTAGTGATGTCACACAAACTATGATTTCACAATATGAAGGACCTCCAAAGGTTCTGATTCCGTCCAGACCCGCTGAGGGTTATAGAGTTAGTGGTGCGAGACATTTGCTATCCAGTTGTGTAGAAATGTCCAAGCAAAAGCGAAAACATTGCTTTGTTATTTCTTCTGATACAGAAGACAGCGGCAGCGAGGACCAGGTAAGTTCcatttttatatttacatttttaatatcaTATGTATAATATAAAAACTGACTACATCCACATTCCTGATATTATAGCTGACTTTCCATGTTCTAGTTACATGTATACAGCAGGGTCACTCCTATCCCTAGTACTAGGGTCCCCATAGGTCCTGGCATAGGAGAACTTAGGGGTCACCTCAGGAGCTGATTCTGGAGCTTTCTGCCCCCTCCCTATACTGTAGTAGGGCTCAGACTTGTCCCCCAGCCATGTATCAGGGCACATATCCTCATGATAAATCACTGCACAATCCCTCATATATTAGTAGTAATAGTGTCAGTGTTATGTCAATTTGTTAATATTTTTCTTCCTAGATTCTGGTCAGTAAGAAGGGCACATTTATTGAGTCCAACACATTGGACGATGATGAGACTCTACATCAGGTAAGTGGCCGCTTCTCTACAGTCTTCTCTATGGCCCTGAAACTGCTCTACAGGATTTCTTACACTTTTATACTGTTTCTTTTCCTTCTATATAATAATCTGGCTCTTTTATTTCTTCATTCCAGTCTCATCCATTTACTCCAAGTTCTCCATGGAGCCTTGAAGAGGAGGATGGTGGCTCTGGTCCCTACCAGCCACCCATAGcaggtacacaggacacttctataATGATCAGAAACACCTCCCCAGTAGAATCTAATAAATTACACTTTTATTACTGatatgttattatttattatattttccagATCTGATTTCTCCATCCTCGAGCATTGAGCTGGTGGAGGAAAGGTACAGTATTTATATATTCACCATGTTATCAGGTTCATATTATTTGGTCGCTAGGTGGCAGTATAATTCGTTATACACTATATTGTCAGCTTAGCTATCAGATGTGTAGAGTCTGCATGTTGTGTATGTTCTGAGAATATATTGATCTTCTATTATGTTTTCTTACAGTATCGGAAGACCGGAGCGTCCCATCAATTACGGTCTCCTGACAGATCTTGCCTCTCCTCATTCAAAATATGTGAACAACTTCCATGAGAACAAAATGGAGCTGACAAAACTTCTTTATGAGTTTTTTAACCATACCGTCTTTGACGATGAGGTATACAATGAGTAGATTGAGTGTATACATCATAGAATTATAGACATAAAGCTTATATTTCTTATATCTATATTGTTATTCTTCCTTCTTTGTAGCTTCCTGCAGACATGGAAGTGAGATGGAACAAAAGGATGACGTCAACAGCCGGTGTCACCAGATTGCTAGGGGACATCGGCGATCCTTGTGCCATCATAGAGATATCAGAGAAGATCTGTGATTCTGCAGGTATGTGTCTCCTCATATACTACAGCTGCTCGGAGATCTTCCATGTCTCTTTATATACTAATTGGAAGTTTCTCTCACATTCTCTTCAGCACGACTTCGGGACACATTGATCCATGAAATGTGTCATGCTGCCTGCTGGGTCATCGATGGAGATGGAAACGCTGGACATGGCTGGCGTTGGCTGTTCTTCTGCCAGACGGCTGCACAGGCTCACCCTGACCTCCCACCGATCTCTAGATACCACGACTATGAGATCCACTACCCATTCATGTATGAGTGCACAGGGTGCCAGTCCAGGTAAGATGCCAGCTGTTATAATGTCCAGGGTCGTGTCCTGGAGTGTTAGGTTCTTGTATTCCAGGAGTTTCTCTTTATTATTTGATCATGTACAATGTGTTAGTTACCACCACTGCTTGCTTCACTAATATCTACAGACTGTTTTCACAGTAATGAATAAAGGAGGCTCTataattgtttatatattttatcattaataTAATCTTTTCTATCTCTCTAGGGTTGGACGCTGGAAAGCCTCTCTAGACACACAGAGGTTTGTGTGCAGCCGTTGCAAAGGAGACATCATCCTCCTAGACTCCACCTGAAGACATCAGTCAGTACATCTCCGACTCCATCATCAGTCACAATAAAGATCCAACCAAGATCCCAGCAGAGAGAAGTCACCCAGAAGACccgtgatatgtaacatctatcATCTTACCATCTGGGCAGCACGGAGGCTCGGTGACTAGCACTgtggccttgcagcactgggtctTCAATTCACCATCGtctgcatggagtttgtatgttctccctgtgtctgcgtgggtttcctccgggtactccggtttcctcccacataacAAAAATATACTAATAGGTTAATTGGCtttagtaaattttttaaattcgGCCAAAAATATTTGCATAGTGTCATTAATCATTTTACATAATAACGTTAGAATTGGGAGGTAAAATGAAACAGTCCAAGTAAATCTTTAACAGGTGAGGTGTATTATAACCAAAGTAACAACAGCAAAACTGGGGTGGGCAGGGTGTATACTTGGGGCTGTGGCAACTCACAAATAGGGATATCAATATGATAGTGAAGAGGGTACGACACAAGGGGCACTGAATATTTTTTTGGGCCTTGTGCCCattgttatatgtgtatataggccGCACAATCCAACAACTCAACACCAGGATCAACAAACATCGAAGCAACGTAACTAATGGTTTcacaaaacacagtggggcagatttatcaagcagtctgaaagtcagaatatttccaattgcccatggcaaccaatcacagctcccctttaaaatattcatgagcactggtgaaatgaaagctgagctgtgattggttgtcatgggcaactggaaatattctgactttcagactgcttgataaatctgccccagtgtttctaGACACAGTCATATCGAGCATCAGGATGATTTTGCAGGTTTTACAATCACCCCCATTGAACAAATTCCAGTAGGAAATAGCAGATATAACAAATTGTGTCAAAGGGAGATGTTTTGGATATATAAACTGGACTGCCAGGCTCCCAATGGGTTAAACGAGACCCTTGAGAATAACTTCTAAATTCAAAAGAGGACCCAAACACCCTGTTCATGTGCCATACCCCCAAATTCTTAACACTTCTTGCTAAGTTCAAATGAAACTAGCACACTgacaaataaagaaagaaaaaaaaaaaaaagaaaaaaaaaaaaaagaaaaaaaaaaaaaaaagccgcaAGCCACTCCCTGTGCTGACAGAATATAAGCTAGGCTCCCCCACTAAACACCAATGCCCAAGGAGAAAGCCACACTTTcctcggcatctggtaagtggcccacactcacTGTTACCTTTTTCCTCAGCATTTGGTAAGTAGACCACACTCGCTGTTACCTCTTTCTAAGCTCACCACAGCACCCATAGTAAATTTGAAGCCCTCAAACTATTAAtccatgtatttatatttatatttttagatcttttatcttttttatctttGATATCCTTATATGTGTAAGTAACTAACCTTGTCCTTATTTATCATCTCTCTATATGTATTCTTATATGAAATTATGGtccaatatgtgtgtatgtatatctacAAATCTTTATTACCGTTTGTTTATTATTTGTACAATATTTTATAGTTGATACACAGATGTGATGCTTCCAATGATGATATAATTTTACGACCATGTTCACGATTTAAGAACGTATAAGCCAACCAATAATTACCATGttttttatctgtttgttttttacttatattttcatttacttatttatatacttgtcttgccccattgggttaaaactcctctttattttctgtcactgtactcagtcttttgttcacttgagaaaggggtagaacgccccgaaacgcgttgtgttttaaagaccttgaataaaaaattttagtatactcacctctgtgtgcgccatccttttggacccCAACAATAGACCACATTGTTAtatgacacacacacaaactACTGCAAATCATTCACAAACAATATATATGAGCTCGATGAGCAACCTCTTAAGGTTCATAGCAAGTATTTTTTAATACACTGGGCACTTGCGTAACAAAACTCAACTTGGCCCCAATGCAAACTGAGAATCGGGGCCCCCATATACTTACACCCTGACTGTGATCCCATTCCgcacataatatatacacacccacacatgtaccacagacatatgcacacatacactatacatgcATAACATCCATATATAAACACATCACCATGTATactctacacacatgtatacaatcaggGCCCgcactatgggtaggcaaagtgggcagcttctttcaaatgaatctaaaattgtgtttctaggtgccatggatccagagatttttaggtttaaagtgagaatttcaggtgcgatttttgtatataaaaatcactcctgacgGCATTTTaacatgtgcgccattgtattaacaTTGTGCGCCAATCTAATCGTGACTTTTGCTATtttattagcttggtttatggatatatagttattatttgggtgaccattgtgtaagggagcatacaacgatagatctgtgtgatgctCAGTGCCATTTTCTGCAAAATTAGTtttgtgtcccctgtggatttaaagttccctttgctgcttattttggtgaatatacacatgtggggtatgtgtgatctcctcacatcttactgttttaggaaagtatgttttcgttataaaagtattctggatttgtatatatattttacatgcaaagttgcttgtgtatgaatttaaaagttattcttgtttacatggtgatttcggggaaaatttgattttgacagaataggagctttttattttgtgcgttatatatttttaaacacatttgtggatagcaaccaaatatgtcatggtttttgttttagcattttagggagtgtaaattcttgatgttgtgtattgtggtatatataaatctgctcactttgtgttatttttaAATCCCCATTTGTGCATATACCTCCACTTCTATgcgagttttatgtaaaaatgtacgttatcaaggcattttcaatgcactttttgttcaATAATTTGTGTTTGGGACAAAGTTACATGggggtggtcaaatgttaattgccaaatgcatcgcacggttgtctgctttcaaaaatatataggttttacgggtgcctttactttttctgttttattgatatattttgcaggttgtgactgtcttaaaattgctaaaagcagatatttagttatttcacttttcgtgatattatgatgatttattcatgtgaacatatcaatctGAGGCATATATGAACTCtatacatgtccatctattaatTTAGtacatgtgaaggtaaatattttctgtttgaagcacatttttttgccatcaaagtattttttataaaaagtttgaatcacaattgcatgaaggcgcctatgtctataaactccttaatggaattttgaaaatggggcaagtgtctgctttcagaaaatatatggtttgctgcggtttactttaattctttttgctgtaatttagattttatttgtaaatgtcaaaACTCTAAAAATTACGGTGGCCAATAACGCAAGAAAGtatacagaaatgcctggcaaagaaaaggttaataccccttggttgaattcccgggtgaagatgcttattatctatctgtctagttaccatctcgctttttctcttatctatttttcaatcaatcgtctttctcttctactgtatttatctctcatatctatcttctgtaTATGAAATCtaatttatagttctgcatctagaaatctaccatctttcatatttatcttctattataataattccttcatttatatatatcatacagattacgcagcgctgcactgtTTGCCAGAtcagccctgtccccatggggctcaccatCTATTCAaccttttgcagatgttgaccagcgctgcaaggctgtagtgctgcccatcaatctccctataatctatctcctataacagtgatggcgaaccttttagagaccgagtgcccaaactataaccaagtcccatttatttatcacaaagtgccaacgtagaaatttaatttatgatttatactcccttctctgtcacagctttcattcatatccgcaccctgaagacaccaattaagcagaagctagaagaaatttgggtgatcattgtagcttccctccagggtcccataaacaggaagaattgttagggccggagcaggagctacaatgctaATGCAGAtctgtagtcctgtcactttaaaatagcaagtCCTAGGCTGTTTGggtctgtaggaagatacctggaatccTCTCTGGtgttggcctgggtgcccatagaaagggctctgagtgccacctctggcacccgtgccataggttcgccaccactgtcctataaaaTTATcccagtttgttttaccatactaaagtgGTCCTCTTACAgactgactggtcataaaatagttttattttgggaccccacttttagttttgcccagggccacactttgtctagaaccggcccaaAGGtatctatgctagctaggccaacatacttacagactactcctgcttgcatgtctgcattaacccctaGGTAACTATAGACAAGTCCAGGGCTTTTCACAATACACCCTTCTTCTGCCTGTATAACAGATACCGGTCCTCCcaaacaacacctctcactttttcCCAGTTATGCAGTTTCCTCAAGCCTCGACAGAAGctggtatattcccaccctgGTGTTCTAATTCATGTTGGCTCACACTGtccaaatcaattttttttttattattatattattgacTAAACTCTTCTAGGTCCTAGGTAAACACTGAAGGAGGAAcggaaaagtattttttttttttttatactaaggTTTCCTGTACCTGGGGAATCCCTCTCTTTTCCTAGGGAAACAACATTACCAGTAATAACCATTTATTTTCTCACACCTGGGCCAGACTGGCTGGCAGCAACGTCCATAAGCTCATGTTCACAGATCGACTGAAAGGTTCTACCCCGATCAGTGGCGTAACGaagagtggcagggccccatagcaggcttctgcatggtctcccccttctcacttaagaaatatacatatttgtatactcacacgtgcaagttacaatcacacatttatacacacatatagagcatatatacatcacatatatgttgtttatatgttatgctgtacaatgtgcagcataatatgtatattatggtgctcgtcctccactctttagtatgtcaggtaggatgtatggtatatagtacaagtcttctcatatgggaaagtgacatcttatgggccccctaagcctggttgcgactgcaacctctgcacctcctcaagCTACACCCCCTGCTCAATGGCCCAGCAAATGTTactggctgcgccagttttctgtcttgcTTTGCACAGATAAGAACATCTGTAAGCtggtgtcacagctgcacagtgtcCGACTctttagaaaaatgtgcacctagagGGGCGAGTTGGTGCttagagtttgcaacacatttgttACAGCAACTTGACAGTATTGTGTTGCACATATATCTGATGTGaaggaaaaaaaatcctttcAATGTTGATCTACATacgttacattatttctgaaaaacacAACAACAAGTAATTACAccattctctaattttgatctccaatgTGTATATATTACTTGTTTATAGTGCTCCTCTTAAGTTAAATATCTAAATTGTATATTTTCTGTCTCTATATTTACGCTGTCTGGTCTGGCTACTGGCCCAATATACTCCTGTTATGTTCTGTGCTTATATCTAATAAGAGGCAGTTCTGCTGGCTGACTGAACTCTTCTCCATGGGGGTGAGTAAGAAGGATTTCTCAGCCTTTCAGGGTTGAGAGAGGATGTTGGGCCACACCAGAGGCAGCATCGGCCACTCTAAATTCCTGTGCATACACAGATCTGGCTGCATGGCTGCCTATACAGGAAAGCCTCTACTTACATATATGGGTGTTGGCACCTTATTTGCTCTACTGGACTATCTTAGAGGGGCGCCATGTCACTCATTTCCATCTATTCATAGAAAACACCTGTGGTTCAAGTATCTTTCCAAACATTTAAAATATAGTTAGAGACATTTAAGAAATGCGTGTTGGGGCGCACATCACTACACCACCTGTGTTTGGTAACCACTTTCATTTAATACAATAGTTTGCTGCATCGGGTCATACGAAGAAACAGCAGCAAGCTTTCCATTGCCATCCTTGCCTTTCGTAgaccaatatttttttaatatcataGTGACCTCTAGTGGTTGTTTGTGCATATGCTCATAATTTACCATCATTCACCATTCCATTCATCATTTCACCAACTCTTGCTCTTTGCTTTTTTTTGATCTTTCTTTGGATAAATATTTGAGATGACTTCCTACACAAGTTACACAAGTTATTTTGGGGtcatttttgcattttgaaaAGAAGTGGACTTTTTGTTTTTGGgtttaaatgcatgaaaacaaaaacaaaaaaaaaaaaaaacatacttgccCTTCTAATTTTGCTGACCTCCTGGTTCCCTATACCAAAGATTAAAATACATCCTGCAGCAATAGCTGTTTTTACAACGTGATGGGACATCCCCAACAGGATTGAAAGCAGTGATATCATACAGCAAAATACAAAGTGGGAAGAGACACAAGACTCCAGAAAATATgaattaaagtttatttttttatgttttaggtCCATCCAGCAATAATAtctttacaatattttttttttctttttacaaaagtCTGAAAAGAAATCCTGTAGGGGTCCAAAGTACAGGCTTCTAAAACTGCCCCGCTATAGTAACAATCGTTTCATATTTGCTTAAAGCAGATCTAACATCCGATTACCTGATAGCAGATGATTTTTGATTAAGCTTGGTACACTCCGGAATGAGACGGGGAGTTAATTACTTATAACTTTGCATGGCCGCATTTCGGAAAAAATAAGTGTACAAGATATTCAAATTAGCCTCCACCGTTACACAATTTATTCATTCCCTGGGTTGATGCCAGACGCATTCTGAATGCTGGTGACATAACCGCCTCTTTTCAAATATTGCCCTGGCCAGCAAGACGAAGAGCAGAGAATGTGAAAATCTCCTGCATATGCGGGGATAACATTCCCTGCGCTGCTGACTTGCTGGCCAGCGCAAGAGAGGAGGTGATGTCACCAGCTCCCAGGACGTGGCTGAGTTATAACGGTGAAGCCTGATGCTAAAGtaatcaggtaatctgatggtagatgtcctatatgTCCTGTGTACACCCAAGCCACTGACTACCACTCTACATTTTATACATAAATCTTACAGTCTAGGTATATACAGTAGAAATTAagaatgtaaaatataaataaacacacagTAGGTAAAGGGTTCACACCTCTAAGTAATAGGATGCCATGTTCTGTGTCTGAAATTAACTTTTTTCTAACTTCTGTACAAAAATATGTTGTGTTACAAGTTGTGATAAGGATACAATTCACTGTTTTCTATCTCAGGCCATAGTGTTATGTGCATATATTTACTTCGAGAAGGAGTTGTCTCCCTCTATCTGAAGTATTATCAGTCTTCTCTTAACCAAGTTATAAtgctataaaataaaacaaaaagaaagaaaatatgtCTAATAAACCATACAATCTTAGGCTCCATGTAAATTACCATGTGCTTCAC from Engystomops pustulosus chromosome 10, aEngPut4.maternal, whole genome shotgun sequence harbors:
- the LOC140103905 gene encoding germ cell nuclear acidic protein-like isoform X1, encoding MFQNISDVTQTMISQYEGPPKVLIPSRPAEGYRVSGARHLLSSCVEMSKQKRKHCFVISSDTEDSGSEDQILVSKKGTFIESNTLDDDETLHQSHPFTPSSPWSLEEEDGGSGPYQPPIADLISPSSSIELVEESIGRPERPINYGLLTDLASPHSKYVNNFHENKMELTKLLYEFFNHTVFDDELPADMEVRWNKRMTSTAGVTRLLGDIGDPCAIIEISEKICDSAARLRDTLIHEMCHAACWVIDGDGNAGHGWRWLFFCQTAAQAHPDLPPISRYHDYEIHYPFMYECTGCQSRVGRWKASLDTQRFVCSRCKGDIILLDST
- the LOC140103905 gene encoding uncharacterized protein isoform X2 codes for the protein MFQNISDVTQTMISQYEGPPKVLIPSRPAEGYRVSGARHLLSSCVEMSKQKRKHCFVISSDTEDSGSEDQILVSKKGTFIESNTLDDDETLHQSHPFTPSSPWSLEEEDGGSGPYQPPIADLISPSSSIELVEESIGRPERPINYGLLTDLASPHSKYVNNFHENKMELTKLLYEFFNHTVFDDELPADMEVRWNKRMTSTAGVTRLLGDIGDPCAIIEISEKICDSAGLDAGKPL